A window of Salmo trutta chromosome 5, fSalTru1.1, whole genome shotgun sequence contains these coding sequences:
- the LOC115194281 gene encoding placenta-specific gene 8 protein, producing MAVHQQQITTVTTTQRSGDWSTGLCDCCSDMGTCCCALWCFPCLQCQTASHFGWCLCMPLLDPCAFLAVSCCMRSSMRERYGIQGSTCGDAALVCCCYVCTWCQMAREVKTQTASCPQQVHVVTQQVRMA from the exons ATGGCTGTCCACCAGCAGCAGATCACCACTGTAACAACCACCCAGAGGTCCGGGGATTGGAGCACAGGACTGTGTGACTGCTGCTCTGACATGGGCACCT gtTGCTGTGCCTTGTGGTGCTTCCCCTGTTTGCAGTGTCAGACGGCCTCCCACTTCGGCTGGTGTCTCTGCATGCCCCTCCTGGACCCATGTGCCTTTCTGGCTGTCTCCTGCTGCATGCGCTCCTCCATGAGAGAACGCTACGGCATCCAG gGTTCGACGTGTGGAGACGCTGCATTGGTGTGTTGCTGCTACGTCTGTACCTGGTGCCAGATGGCTCGTGAGGTTAAGACGCAGACCGCATCATGCCCCCAACAGGTTCACGTGGTCACCCAACAGGTTCGCATGGCTTAG
- the LOC115194280 gene encoding uncharacterized protein LOC115194280, translated as MSDQSKCTTIYMSRELRQASDKALSTGAQEIRFPNHKSPPSLRIGQIQSHHFSLGIRRSFASTDLLTNAHPHSAHSALSLDSLEGVLSLHSDTRVELQPTTDTTLNPRGSHSSRLSLEDIALPAGGEGKCSEGKNSLGTEYEENWQDARDGASESHPEDDEDSGSLESIDEEEEGLMVVNLKASKEKRKKRHDVEGTSTESPSKYLQEFHSLPKRLVPSEITHCLYELEEECRGVERESDSVKWKMELIHRSVVTVQETLRTLLKRLVEAQSNEALDPTPIPTTHHLLSTSHHRPPHAPSHSLFHSANPLLPADAPTKILSTSQVNQVPSNLSQCTHHHCLAHRAVARRPSETCLTEANATLTQGHCCPRTTSPGTATLTSCAQRGKERAAALHAITDLRIDVEHLRVAYEEGRQEHRETLGVLRAFQKDMGTLVSHWQRDRLDRQKQSDVSTQLEAIRQQSNNVTEM; from the exons ATGTCGGACCAATCAAAATGCACAACCATCTATATGTCTCGGGAGTTGAGACAGGCCAGCGACAAGGCTCTATCGACAGGTGCTCAAGAGATACGCTTTCCAAACCACAAATCACCACCATCTCTTCG AATTGGTCAAATTCAGTCACACCATTTCAGTTTAGGAATCCGCCGCTCTTTCGCCTCCACGGACCTGCTCACCAATGCGCATCCGCATTCAGCACACAGTGCACTATCCCTGGACAGCCTGGAGGGGGTGCTATCGCTACACTCAG ACACTAGAGTGGAGCTCCAGCCTACCACTGACACCACCCTGAACCCCAGGGGCTCCCACAGCAGCCGGCTCTCCCTGGAGGACATAGCGCTGCCTGCAGGCGGGGAGGGGAAGTGCAGCGAAGGGAAAAACAGTTTGGGCACGGAATACGAGGAGAACTGGCAGGACGCCAGGGACGGCGCCAGCGAGTCGCACCCTGAGGATGATGAAGATTCGGGGTCCCTTGAGTCCAtcgatgaggaggaggaagggttaATGGTGGTAAACCTCAAAGCAAGTAAAGAGAAAAGGAAAAAGAGACATGATGTGGAGGGGACTTCAACTGAGAGCCCATCAAAGTACCTACAG GAATTCCATAGTTTACCCAAGAGGCTAGTGCCCTCTGAGATCACCCACTGTCTGTATGAACTAGAG GAGGAGTGcaggggagtggagagagagagcgacagtgtCAAATGGAAGATGGAGCTAATTCATCGCAGTGTGGTCACAGTCCAG GAAACACTGCGGACTCTTCTGAAACGCCTGGTGGAGGCTCAGAGCAATGAAGCCCTGGACCCAACCCCAATACCGACCACCCACCACCTCCTCTCCACCAGCCACCACCGCCCCCCTCAcgctccctctcactccctcttccactccgccaaccctctcctgccggCAGACGCCCCCACCAAGATCCTTTCCACCTCCCAGGTGAACCAGGTGCCCTCCAACCTGTCCCAGTGTACACACCACCACTGTCTGGCTCACCGTGCCGTGGCTCGCCGCCCATCCGAGACTTGCCTGACCGAGGCCAATGCCACCCTGACCCAGGGCCACTGCTGCCCCAGGACCACCAGCCCTGGAACTGCCACCCTAACCAGCTGTGCCCAGCGGGGGAAGGAGAGGGCAGCAGCCCTCCATGCCATCACTGACCTGAG GATAGACGTAGAGCACCTGCGCGTGGCCTATGAGGAGGGGCGCCAGGAGCACCGGGAGACCCTGGGGGTGCTGAgggccttccagaaggacatggGTACCCTGGTGTCCcactggcagagagacagactggacaGACAGAAGCAGAGTGACGTCAGCACACAGCTGGAGGCTATCAGACAGCAATCCAACAATGTAACTGAGATGTGA